The proteins below come from a single Drosophila kikkawai strain 14028-0561.14 chromosome 3R, DkikHiC1v2, whole genome shotgun sequence genomic window:
- the sad gene encoding cytochrome P450 315a1, mitochondrial: MREQRQRPGPLRWLRHLLDELLVRILSLSIFCVNAPEGKSCSGEELVPVAKYLPIPKVRGLPLVGTLMDLIAAGGATQLHKYIDARHRQYGPIFRERLGGTQDAVFVSSANLMRGVFLHEGQYPQHPLPDAWTLYNQQHACQRGLFFMEGAEWLHNRRILNRLLLNGNLNWMDVHIESCTRRMVEQWRARTTEVTALEPAEAGGEKRCYELPLLEQQLYRWSIEVLCCIMFGNSVLTCPKIQSSLDYFTQIVHKVFEHSSRLMTFPPRLAQMLRLRIWRDFEANVEEVLREGAAIIDHCIGVLELDHQQPHEEPALFQRLQAAEVPGEMIKRIFVDLVIAAGDTTAFSSQWALYALSREPLLQKRLAKERATNGSQLMHGLIKESLRLYPVAPFIGRTLPQDAELGGHFIKKDTLVLLSLYTAGRDASHFTQPERVLPERWCIGQSEQRHQSHGSLPFAIGQRSCIGRRVALKQLHSLLGRCAAQFEMSCLNQQPVDSVLRMVTVPDQTLRLALRPRTE, translated from the exons ATGAGAGAGCAGAGGCAGCGGCCGGGACCGCTGCGCTGGCTGCGCCACCTGCTCGACGAGCTCCTGGTGCGCATCCTCAGCCTGAGTATTTTTTGCGTCAACGCCCCCGAGGGCAAGAGCTGTTCCGGAGAGGAGCTAGTACCGGTTGCCAAATACTTGCCCATTCCGAAAGTTCGTGGTCTGCCGCTGGTTGGGACGTTAATGGATCTAATCGCCGCCGGAGGAGCCACGCA ACTCCACAAATATATCGATGCCCGGCACAGACAATATGGACCCATATTCCGGGAGCGCTTGGGCGGCACTCAGGATGCAGTGTTCGTGTCTTCGGCGAATCTGATGCGCGGAGTCTTTCTGCACGAGGGTCAGTATCCGCAGCATCCGCTGCCGGATGCCTGGACGCTGTATAACCAACAGCACGCCTGTCAACGTGGACTGTTCTTCAT GGAGGGCGCCGAGTGGCTGCACAACCGACGCATACTTAATCGCCTGCTGCTCAACGGCAATTTGAATTGGATGGACGTGCATATTGAGAGCTGTACCAGACGGATGGTGGAGCAGTGGCGAGCACGCACCACAGAGGTGACGGCACTGGAGCCGGCAGAGGCGGGTGGCGAGAAACGATGCTATGAACTGCCGCTGCTGGAACAGCAGCTCTATCGTTGGTCTATAGAAG TGCTTTGCTGCATTATGTTCGGCAACAGTGTGCTTACCTGCCCCAAGATCCAGTCATCGCTGGACTACTTCACTCAGATTGTACACAAGGTTTTCGAGCATAGCTCGCGACTGATGACCTTCCCGCCTCGTCTGGCCCAGATGCTGCGCCTGCGCATCTGGCGCGACTTTGAGGCCAATGTGGAGGAGGTATTGCGCGAGGGCGCTGCCATCATTGATCACTGCATCGGCGTGCTGGAGCTGGACCATCAGCAGCCGCACGAGGAGCCAGCACTCTTCCAGCGGCTGCAGGCGGCAGAGGTGCCCGGCGAGATGATTAAGCGGATATTCGTGGACCTGGTCATTGCAGCAGGAGACACG ACCGCTTTCAGCAGCCAGTGGGCATTGTACGCCCTCTCCCGGGAGCCGCTGCTCCAGAAACGCCTGGCCAAGGAGCGCGCCACCAATGGCTCGCAACTGATGCATGGCCTAATCAAGGAGTCTCTGCGTTTGTATCCCGTGGCTCCCTTCATTGGTCGCACCCTGCCTCAGGATGCGGAACTGGGCGGTCACTTTATCAAGAAAGAT ACATTGGTGCTGCTCTCCCTGTACACGGCCGGACGCGATGCCTCACACTTCACCCAGCCTGAGCGGGTGCTGCCAGAACGCTGGTGTATAGGCCAATCCGAGCAGAGGCATCAGTCGCACGGCAGCCTGCCCTTTGCCATCGGCCAGCGATCTTGTATCGGCCGCCGGGTGGCGCTCAAGCAGCTCCACTCCCTGCTGGGCCGCTGTGCCGCCCAGTTCGAGATGAGCTGCCTCAACCAACAGCCCGTCGACAGTGTACTGCGCATGGTCACCGTGCCCGATCAGACCTTGCGACTGGCCCTCCGGCCGCGAACCGAGTGA
- the LOC108075569 gene encoding RNA helicase aquarius translates to MKRRSQTQAQKAKEISKQPKAKAGALTVAQLSSDAIWQLASQYWAPDTKADHQPYSAEIIERIYKEEIGGGGGGSQSSRRINMLEFSQYLEQYLWPHYQRDTATHAHLMSIVIMANEKFRERVEVWTVFENLPDQYPAFFRHVLESCLPSKASREASSTLRERTALLMFLNHCFNSMEIELCREQAKRLVSLSMWHCLQPKRREQELREVPEWRKYWKRLLKKDKDTKPEVQWERHFMQNLIIDFLQIVEGIPAEGDINPNVVHYCERFLEFIIDLEALLPTRRFFNTVLDDCHLIVRAMLSPLVRREEGKLFGQLLDMLKFYTRFEINDVTGSSLTDHDMTQLHYKKITSLQRAVFAKFPSLRVFALSNVATVDNRESLEQHFGGLDGDGLRQIATFLNLVPEEMVESLKWHRLDEQFLRELLITRHERRCSQLEALNEMPLYPTEQIIWDENVVPSEYYTGESCLALPKLNLQFLTLHDYLLRNFNLFRLESTYEIRQDIEDAVSRMLPWQSEDGDVVFGGWARMALPVASFAVVEVAKPHLGEKKPSRVRADVGVTLSVRREIKEEWENLRKHDVCFLITVKPTQPYGTKYNHREPFIPQVGLVSVRGCEVEGMLDANGRVIEDGPEPRPQLPGEQRCYRVWLDSNQYRQDMDDLQEGADDVYESFNILMRRKPKENNFKAVLETIRHLMNTECVVPPWLHDILLGYGDPAAAHYSNMSNQERSLEFNDTFLDYKHLVSSFPTYSIKCELPEESRPPPYRLIFEDVPTSKESDDEERDEKMEVEALTKSIVVQPYKYEARGPYPSDKPKQNSIRFTPTQVEAIRAGMQPGLTLVVGPPGTGKTDVAVQIISNIYHNHPSQRTLIVTHSNQALNQLFEKIMALDIDERHLLRLGHGEEALETEKDYSRYGRVNYVLAKRMDLLSQVQRLQEALGVSGDNAYTCETAGYFYLYNVMARWEKFQNQMSVHRKEEADAEKLRSVFEKEFPFGKFFADAPQPLFKGSSFEELMDIASSNFRYISDIFTELEEFRAFELLRTGLDRSKYLLVKEAKIIAMTCTHAALKRKELVNLGFRYDNILMEESAQILEIETFIPLLLQNPLDGLNRLKRWIMIGDHHQLPPVIKNMAFQKYSNMEQSLFTRLVRLGVPTVDLDGQGRARASICSLYKWRYKKLEDLEHILARDEYKKANAGFAHDYQLINVEDFKGVGESEPNPYFYQNLAEAEYIVATYTYMRLQGYPAAKISILTTYNGQKHLIRDVINARCGNNPLIGWPHKITTVDKYQGQQNDYILISLVRTKAVGHLRDVRRLVVAMSRARLGLYVFGRVSLFKNCLELQQTFKLLTQRPLKLSLVPDDSYPTDRLASTAVASEAIRTVENMSEMAQFVYERYMAKMEELKGTLPTEEELLAMRNQLPQEDEEDAATGEAETEEPPEKRAATEQTVSKKKTGEAFKPTPILNEISVEDEDMNQREQVTEDVTEEPAEESTPAGET, encoded by the exons ATGAAGCGCAGAAGTCAAACGCAGGCCCAGAAGGCCAAGGAGATCAGCAAACAGCCGAAAGCCAAGGCTGGAGCCCTCACAGTGGCCCAACTCAGCTCCGATGCCATTTGGCAG CTCGCATCGCAGTACTGGGCACCGGACACAAAGGCGGATCACCAGCCATACAGTGCAGAGATTATCGAACGCATCTACAAAGAGGAAATCGggggcggtggcggtggcagtCAGAGCTCGCGGCGAATCAACATGCTGGAGTTTAGCCAGTACCTGGAGCAGTACCTGTGGCCGCACTACCAGCGAGATACTGCCACCCATGCCCACCTCATGTCCATTGTGATCATGGCCAACGAGAAGTTCCGAGAGCGCGTTGAAGTATGGACTGTGTTTGAAAATCTACCCGATCAGTATCCGGCGTTCTTCCGCCACGTGCTGGAGAGTTGCTTGCCCAGCAAAGCGAGCCGAGAGGCAAGCAGCACCCTGCGAGAGCGAACCGCGCTGCTCATGTTCCTCAATCACTGCTTCAACAGCATGGAGATCGAACTGTGCCGGGAACAGGCCAAGCGTCTGGTCTCGTTGTCAATGTGGCACTGCCTGCAGCCAA AACGCCGCGAGCAGGAACTTCGGGAGGTTCCCGAGTGGCGAAAGTATTGGAAGCGTCTGCTCAAGAAGGACAAGGACACTAAGCCTGAGGTCCAGTGGGAGCGACACTTTATGCAGAACCTCATCATCGACTTTCTGCAAATCGTCGAGGGCATTCCTGCCGAGGGCGATATAAATCCTAACGTTGTCCACTACTGCGAACGCTTCCTAGAGTTCATCATCGATCTGGAGGCCCTTCTTCCGACACGCCGCTTCTTCAACACCGTTCTGGACGACTGTCACCTCATTGTGCGGGCTATGCTGTCACCGCTGGTTCGCCGCGAAGAAGGAAAACTGTTCGGCCAG CTGCTGGACATGCTTAAGTTTTATACCCGCTTCGAGATCAACGATGTTACCGGCAGTTCGCTCACGGATCACGACATGACCCAGCTGCACTACAAGAAGATCACCTCGCTGCAGCGGGCAGTGTTTGCCAAGTTTCCCAGCCTGCGCGTTTTCGCTCTATCCAACGTGGCCACAGTGGACAATCGGGAGTCGCTGGAGCAGCACTTTGGTGGCCTGGATGGCGACGGGCTTCGTCAGATTGCCACTTTCCTGAACCTAGTGCCAGAGGAGATGGTGGAGTCCTTGAAGTGGCACCGCCTGGATGAGCAGTTCCTACGCGAATTGCTAATCACGCGACACGAGCGACGCTGTTCTCAGCTAGAGGCTCTCAACGAGATGCCGCTGTATCCCACGGAGCAGATAATCTGGGACGAGAACGTAGTGCCCTCGGAGTACTACACTGGCGAGAGCTGCCTGGCGTTGCCCAAGCTGAATCTGCAGTTCCTAACCCTCCACGATTACCTGCTGCGCAACTTCAACCTCTTCCGCTTGGAATCCACCTACGAAATCCGACAGGACATCGAGGATGCTGTGAGCCGAATGCTGCCATGGCAGTCTGAAGACGGAGATGTAGTCTTTGGAGGCTGGGCCAGAATGGCGCTGCCCGTGGCCAGCTTTGCGGTGGTGGAGGTAGCCAAGCCGCATCTCGGCGAGAAGAAGCCCTCGCGAGTGCGTGCTGATGTGGGAGTGACACTCTCCGTGCGGAGGGAGATCAAGGAGGAATGGGAAAACCTGCGCAAGCACGACGTCTGCTTTCTGATTACCGTGAAGCCAACGCAGCCTTATGGCACAAAGTACAACCACCGGGAGCCCTTCATACCGCAGGTGGGCTTGGTCAGTGTCCGAGGATGCGAGGTGGAGGGCATGCTAGATGCCAACGGGCGGGTCATAGAGGATGGCCCAGAGCCAAGGCCCCAGCTGCCTGGCGAGCAACGTTGCTATCGCGTGTGGCTGGACTCGAATCAGTATCGCCAGGACATGGACGATCTGCAGGAG GGTGCCGATGATGTATACGAAAGCTTCAATATACTGATGCGTCGCAAGCCCAAGGAGAACAACTTCAAGGCTGTCCTGGAGACCATTCGCCACTTGATGAACACCGAGTGTGTGGTGCCGCCCTGGCTGCACGACATCCTTCTTGGCTACGGTGACCCTGCGGCCGCTCATTACTCGAATATGTCAAACCAAGAGCGGAGTTTGGAATTTAATGATACATTCCTGGACTACAAACATCTGGTGTCCAGTTTTCCAACATACAGCATTAAGTGTGAGCTGCCAGAGGAGAGTCGCCCGCCGCCCTATCGCCTAATCTTTGAAGATGTGCCTACCTCTAAGGAAAGCGATGACGAGGAAAGGGATGAGAAAATGGAGGTGGAGGCACTGACCAAGTCCATAGTGGTGCAGCCCTACAAGTACGAGGCCAGGGGACCCTATCCTAGTGATAAGCCCAAGCA AAACTCTATACGTTTTACGCCCACTCAAGTGGAGGCCATCAGAGCGGGTATGCAGCCAGGTCTGACCCTGGTGGTGGGTCCTCCCGGCACCGGTAAGACCGATGTGGCTGTCCAGATCATCTCCAATATCTACCACAATCATCCCAGCCAACGCACCCTGATTGTGACCCACTCTAATCAGGCTCTGAACCAGCTTTTCGAGAAGATCATGGCTCTGGACATCGACGAGCGGCATCTATTGCGTCTCGGTCATGGTGAGGAGGCCCTGGAGACCGAGAAAGACTACAGTCGCTATGGCAGGGTCAACTATGTGCTGGCCAAGCGCATGGATTTGCTCAGTCAAGTGCAGCGACTGCAGGAGGCTCTGGGCGTGAGCGGTGACAATGCGTACACCTGTGAGACGGCTGGCTACTTTTACCTTTACAATGTGATGGCGCGTTGGGAGAAGTTCCAGAACCAGATGAGTGTGCACAGAAAGGAGGAGGCGGATGCTGAGAAGCTGAGATCGGTGTTTGAGAAAGAGTTTCCTTTCGGAAAATTCTTTGCAGATGCCCCGCAACCTTTGTTTAAGGGCAGCAGTTTTGAGGAGCTCATGGATATAGCCAGCTCCAACTTCCGTTACATCTCGGACATCTTCACCGAGCTGGAGGAGTTCCGCGCCTTTGAGCTTTTGCGCACGGGATTGGATCGTTCCAAATACCTGTTGGTTAAGGAGGCCAAAATCATTGCCATGACTTGTACGCACGCTGCTTTGAAGCGCAAAGAGTTGGTGAATCTTGGCTTCCGCTACGACAACATTCTCATGGAGGAGTCCGCCCAGATCCTGGAAATCGAGACGTTCattccgctgctgctgcaaaatCCGCTGGACGGTCTGAATCGCCTGAAGCGCTGGATCATGATCGGAGATCATCACCAGCTACCGCCTGTGATCAAGAACATGGCCTTCCAGAAGTACTCCAACATGGAGCAGAGCCTGTTTACCCGGCTGGTGCGTCTCGGGGTGCCCACCGTGGACTTGGATGGCCAGGGTCGTGCCCGTGCCAGCATCTGTTCGCTGTACAAGTGGCGCTACAAGAAGCTGGAGGACTTGGAGCACATCCTAGCACGGGATGAGTACAAGAAGGCCAATGCCGGCTTTGCCCATGATTATCAGTTGATTAATGTGGAGGACTTTAAGGGTGTGGGCGAAAGCGAACCCAATCCCTACTTCTATCAG AATCTGGCTGAAGCGGAGTACATAGTGGCCACTTACACGTACATGCGCCTTCAGGGCTATCCTGCAGCCAAGATCTCCATACTGACCACCTACAATGGACAGAAGCATCTTATACGCGATGTGATTAACGCCAGGTGTGGCAATAATCCGCTTATAGGCTGGCCGCACAAGATCACCACCGTGGACAAGTATCAGGGCCAGCAGAATGACTACATTCTCATTTCTCTGGTCCGCACCAAGGCGGTGGGTCATCTAAGGGATGTGCGACGTCTGGTGGTGGCCATGAGTCGTGCTCGACTGGGTTTGTATGTGTTTGGCAGGGTTTCCCTGTTCAAGAATTGCCTGGAACTTCAGCAGACCTTCAAGCTG CTTACGCAGCGACCCTTAAAACTTAGCTTGGTGCCCGATGATAGCTACCCCACGGATCGTTTGGCCAGCACTGCAGTAGCCAGCGAAGCCATAAGAACTGTGGAAAATATGTCCGAAATGGCGCAGTTTGTTTACGAACGGTATATGGCCAAAATGGAGGAGCTCAAGGGCACCCTGCCCACCGAGGAAGAGCTGCTGGCCATGCGCAACCAGCTGCCCCAGGAAGATGAAGAGGATGCTGCTACCGGGGAAGCTGAAACTGAGGAGCCGCCAGAAAAGCGAGCAGCCACAGAGCAGACAGTATCGAAGAAAAAGACCGGAGAAGCCTTCAAGCCGACGCCCATTCTCAATGAGATCAGCGTGGAAGACGAAGACATGAACCAACGAGAACAAGTGACAGAAGATGTAACCGAAGAGCCCGCAGAGGAATCCACACCCGCCGGGGAAACCTAG
- the LOC108075624 gene encoding sphingomyelin phosphodiesterase 4 has translation MSQATVPENLNTRLLTVLSLPLMDRLHELTILFDRCSVRQIQEVFPHIVHSVFGINGNPLGWGLRTTTQENSAMHFQALSHFFGVCGPWMHLCHRLLADQYKFEVDINLLPAKFVAMLQSGQNSMFYADLINIDPLRHQVATLWLNAFDFYVIHFVLHALQPLHSINPIAMQIHNVRCKTIYLKLVAEYLSNFLPLVPDARIEPVHFSSGVKAPQPLPTQTLQPQRQPRYIRIPSSYRNGGNVSGGGASPNTSGGSGNTSPQSSSANASSARAYAWRSESVLHFFVDIWMRYDIESEHHLPSSDFVRGVRLLVKQIHFFANGAQLDHSSLCSLRKVSLSMVKARILAFLCGLIERWPLDSSLMVVLELWLSYIQPWRYTMSALDHKMAGSLSYRPPISSHFDSFIIDNLIMYTHIFSILLPHFERLDFTVYRNAFMLYRLATMFAQHDLVERLQRYERQYAGNAYGFDSPQRQVHMLNKSHSPGAQWNSVVPTSNTTKLFSQPMQMQIQKFLYEISMARNSVLREIAGLRNAIAERQRSDGFLKNFFNKLFREVSQDEVTLREFSRIPEVLRQCIDAFCRTFNVDQANLSMHETLPVEPCPPASATLQNFSFFDTSNSLDTSKLNPHQMSLNASNMQAIVDPALLPIRTNELRPLVRVLHLISDSINKRYGNQMKAFYVRNDYCGKVARQLLYAPMTEQWFDKSTGNVDMREKLVPPRLCLRPLGSIPVLATIFCAVILGKLLWGSSVTGVIVLCSMLLVYVLLLALIS, from the exons ATGTCACAAGCGACGGTGCCGGAAAACCTAAAT ACCCGCCTGCTGACGGTGCTCAGTTTGCCGCTTATGGACCGGCTGCACGAGTTGACCATTCTGTTCGATCGCTGCTCCGTGCGACAGATCCAGGAGGTATTCCCGCACATCGTGCACTCCGTCTTCGGGATCAATGGCAATCCCCTGGGCTGGGGACTGCGCACGACGACGCAGGAGAACAGTGCGATGCACTTCCAGGCCCTGAGCCACTTTTTCGGCGTCTGCGGTCCTTGGATGCACCTCTGCCACCGCCTGCTGGCCGACCAGTACAAGTTCGAGGTGGACATTAACCTGCTGCCG GCCAAGTTCGTTGCCATGCTGCAGTCTGGTCAGAATTCCATGTTCTATGCAGATCTGATCAACATTGACCCGTTGCGGCACCAGGTGGCCACGCTTTGGCTGAATGCCTTCGACTTTTACGTAATCCACTTTGTCCTGCACGCCCTGCAGCCGCTGCACTCCATAAATCCCATTGCCATGCAGATCCACAACGTGCGCTGCAAGACCATCTACCTAAAGCTGGTGGCCGAGTACCTCAGCAACTTTCTGCCCCTGGTTCCGGATGCTCGCATCGAGCCCGTGCACTTTAGCAGCGGAGTAAAGGCACCGCAGCCGCTGCCCACCCAGACCTTGCAGCCGCAGAGGCAGCCGCGATATATCAGGATCCCCAGCTCATATCGCAACGGGGGAAACGTATCTGGTGGAGGTGCGAGTCCCAATACCAGTGGTGGCAGCGGTAACACCTCGCCCCAGTCGTCCAGTGCTAATGCCAGCTCTGCTCGAGCCTACGCCTGGCGGTCCGAGTCGGTGCTACATTTCTTTGTGGATATCTGGATGCGATACGATATTGAGTCGGAGCATCATCTGCCCAGCAGCGATTTTGTGCGTGGCGTCCGCCTCCTAGTCAAACAGATCCACTTCTTCGCCAATGGGGCACAGTTAGATCATAGTTCGCTCTGCTCGCTGCGCAAGGTGTCGCTTAGCATGGTTAAAGCTAGGATATTAGCCTTCCTGTGCGGTTTGATTGAACGCTGGCCCCTGGATAGCTCTTTGATGGTGGTGCTGGAACTCTGGCTGAGCTACATTCAACCTTGGAGGTACACCATGTCGGCCCTGGACCACAAAAT gGCGGGTAGCCTCTCGTACAGGCCGCCTATATCCTCCCACTTTGATAGTTTCATTATTGACAACCTGATTATGTACACGCACATCTTCTCCATATTGTTGCCACACTTTGAGCGTTTGGATTTTACGGTCTATCGTAATGCATTCATGCTGTACCGCCTGGCAACCATGTTTGCTCAACATGATCTTGTAGAGCGACTGCAGCGTTACGAGCGCCAGTATGCCGGCAATGCCTACGGTTTTGACTCGCCACAGCGACAAGTCCATATGTTGAA TAAATCCCACTCACCCGGCGCCCAATGGAATAGCGTGGTCCCTACCTCCAATACGACCAAGCTGTTCAGTCAGCccatgcaaatgcaaatacaGAAATTCCTGTACGAGATCAGCATGGCCCGCAACTCAGTGCTGCGAGAGATTGCTGGCCTGCGAAATGCGATTGCAGAAAGGCAGCGCTCGGATGGTTTCCTCAAGAACTTTTTCAACAAGCTTTTCCGCGAGGTTAGCCAGGACGAGGTGACATTGCGCGAGTTCAGTCGCATTCCGGAGGTGCTGCGCCAGTGCATCGACGCCTTCTGCCGCACCTTCAAT GTGGATCAGGCCAACCTGTCTATGCATGAGACCCTGCCAGTGGAACCTTGCCCGCCCGCCTCTGCCACACTGCAAAACTTTAGTTTCTTTGACACTAGCAATTCGCTGGACACGTCCAAGCTGAACCCACATCAAATGTCTCTCAATGCTTCAAATATGCAGGCCATTGTCGATCCCGCCTTGCTGCCAATCCGAACGAATGAGCTCAGGCCTCTGGTGCGGGTACTGCACCTCATCTCTGACAGCATCAACAAGAGG taCGGAAATCAGATGAAAGCCTTTTACGTGCGCAATGATTACTGTGGAAAGGTGGCGAGGCAGCTTCTGTACGCCCCCATGACGGAGCAGTGGTTCGACAAGAGCACCGGAAACGTGGATATGCGAGAGAAGCTGGTTCCCCCGAGGCTTTGCCTGCGGCCGCTGGGCTCGATACCTGTACTTGCGACCATCTTCTGCGCCGTAATCCTTGGCAAGTTGCTCTGGGGCTCCTCTGTTACTGGAGTGATAGTTCTCTGCTCCATGCTACTGGTTTATGTCTTGTTACTAGCTCTGATTTCTTAA